In Chryseobacterium gleum, a single genomic region encodes these proteins:
- a CDS encoding SusE domain-containing protein, with protein sequence MKNLFKIFTLFVLGFLVVSCEKDEDKAVLEVTKKPTLAGDATTLVLLKANENDKAVKFTWTNPVFNLAVVNSNALEFAKAGTGFAGAKSADLTAGDLSRTFTVKDLNKIILDAGFLPGVAANIEVRMKVSVGNAVVSYSNVIPMTITPYLTEYPSFYIVGEASAVGWNAGAAQMLYKNENISTIYTYLESGKAFRFLGQKDWSPLNYSLDTSGMQTSNKYFKTWSSNLAAAAPENILFTGASGMYKITIDSDLAKKTIDVVPSAINNWNPANLYMVGTINGWNAAGAIPMTNLGGGKFEHTITLPAGSQFKFLGQQSWGDLDWGNISGDGNSGLIAPKGSNGNIKFDGTGGSYKISVDLKLGTYKIEAL encoded by the coding sequence ATGAAAAATTTATTCAAAATATTTACGCTTTTTGTTTTAGGATTTTTGGTAGTTTCCTGCGAAAAAGATGAAGACAAGGCGGTGCTTGAGGTGACAAAAAAGCCTACTTTAGCAGGAGATGCCACTACATTGGTTTTGCTTAAAGCTAATGAAAATGATAAAGCAGTAAAATTTACTTGGACAAATCCTGTATTTAATCTGGCTGTTGTTAACAGCAATGCTCTCGAGTTCGCTAAAGCAGGAACAGGTTTTGCGGGTGCCAAAAGTGCAGATCTGACTGCAGGTGATCTGTCCAGAACTTTTACTGTAAAAGATTTAAATAAAATTATTCTTGATGCTGGGTTCCTTCCTGGAGTTGCCGCAAATATTGAAGTAAGAATGAAGGTCTCTGTAGGAAATGCTGTAGTATCTTATTCCAATGTAATTCCGATGACCATTACTCCTTACCTGACGGAATATCCTTCTTTTTATATTGTAGGAGAAGCATCTGCAGTGGGCTGGAATGCAGGAGCGGCCCAGATGTTATATAAAAATGAAAATATTTCTACAATTTATACGTATCTGGAAAGTGGAAAAGCATTCAGATTTTTAGGACAGAAAGATTGGAGCCCTTTAAATTATAGTTTAGATACATCAGGAATGCAGACTTCTAATAAATATTTTAAAACATGGTCATCCAATCTGGCAGCTGCTGCGCCTGAAAATATTTTGTTTACCGGAGCTTCAGGAATGTATAAAATTACTATCGATTCTGATCTTGCTAAAAAAACTATAGATGTAGTTCCTTCTGCAATCAACAACTGGAATCCTGCAAATCTTTATATGGTGGGTACAATTAACGGCTGGAATGCAGCCGGAGCGATCCCTATGACGAATTTAGGCGGAGGTAAATTTGAACATACTATTACGCTTCCGGCAGGTTCTCAATTTAAATTTCTGGGTCAGCAGAGTTGGGGAGATCTTGACTGGGGAAATATCTCCGGAGACGGAAACTCAGGCCTTATAGCTCCTAAAGGAAGTAATGGAAACATTAAATTTGATGGAACAGGAGGAAGTTACAAAATTTCTGTAGACCTGAAGTTAGGTACATATAAAATAGAAGCATTATAA
- a CDS encoding glycoside hydrolase family 97 protein produces the protein MKKITVGALLLSMMFTGVKAQSLKSPDGKFEMNFQLKEGVPYYNLKYNGAVVVEDSKLGLRLFKDTAIKFASEIAKPEDAKYDLNNGFAKTDEKRDSKNETWQPVLGEKKNYINNYNELAVTLNQASTDRSIVVKFRLFNDGLGFRYEFPQQKNLNYFVIREEDSEIDFPTDMKAWWIVADYDSQEYQYQETKVSEIPSKWDKAYDANASQSLVKNAVQSPLMLKKEGKEPLYINVAEAAVLDYPASHLEVDAQNYKFKTHLTADRQGAKGYIQTPSVTPWRTIIVAPKAEQVMDSKMIFNLNEPTKYTDTSYIHPTKYMGVWWEMIIGKSQWAYSTAENVHLGKTDFTKLTPNGKHAANNTKVKEYIDFAAENGFQGLLIEGWNIGWEDWFGHSKEFVFDFITPYPDFDIKMLNEYAHSKGIKLIMHHETSGSATNYERWADKAFQTMKKYGYDAVKTGYVGDIIPRGEHHYSQWTINHYYRIAEKANEYKIMVNSHESVRPTGESRTYPNYISAEAARGTEYEAFGGNKPDHQTVLPFTRWMGGSMDYTPGIFQTKLDYYFPGDNRFVKTTLVKQLALYVTMYMPLQMAADLPENYKKHMDAFQFIKDVAADWDDTKILAAEPGDYVVTARKAKGTENWFVGGITDENKREYTVDFSFLDKGKKYEATIYEDGKDADYIDNPQSYNIYKKEITGKSKINFKMARSGGFAISIKPVK, from the coding sequence ATGAAGAAAATTACAGTTGGAGCGCTTTTGCTCTCAATGATGTTTACAGGTGTGAAAGCCCAATCTTTAAAATCTCCGGACGGGAAGTTCGAAATGAACTTTCAGCTGAAAGAGGGAGTACCTTACTACAACCTGAAATACAATGGTGCGGTAGTGGTTGAAGATTCTAAATTGGGATTGAGATTATTTAAAGACACAGCTATAAAGTTCGCTTCTGAGATTGCCAAACCAGAAGATGCAAAATACGACCTGAACAACGGTTTTGCAAAGACAGATGAAAAAAGAGACTCCAAAAATGAAACCTGGCAGCCGGTTTTAGGAGAAAAGAAAAATTATATCAATAACTACAACGAGCTGGCGGTTACCCTAAACCAGGCTTCTACAGACAGAAGCATTGTGGTAAAGTTCAGATTGTTTAATGACGGGCTTGGATTCCGTTATGAATTCCCGCAGCAGAAAAATCTTAACTATTTTGTGATCAGAGAAGAAGACTCTGAAATCGATTTCCCTACCGATATGAAAGCATGGTGGATCGTGGCAGACTATGATTCTCAGGAATATCAGTATCAGGAAACAAAAGTATCTGAGATTCCTTCAAAATGGGACAAGGCATACGATGCAAATGCTTCCCAGTCATTGGTGAAAAACGCAGTTCAGTCTCCTTTAATGCTTAAAAAAGAAGGAAAAGAGCCTTTGTATATCAACGTTGCTGAAGCTGCTGTATTGGATTATCCGGCTTCACATCTTGAAGTAGATGCACAGAATTATAAATTCAAAACGCACTTAACAGCCGACAGACAAGGAGCGAAAGGATATATTCAAACTCCTTCAGTAACTCCGTGGAGAACAATTATTGTAGCGCCGAAAGCAGAGCAGGTAATGGATTCCAAAATGATCTTTAACCTGAATGAGCCTACAAAATATACCGATACCTCTTACATTCATCCTACAAAATACATGGGTGTCTGGTGGGAAATGATTATCGGAAAATCTCAGTGGGCATATTCTACTGCAGAGAATGTTCATTTAGGTAAAACAGATTTTACCAAGTTAACTCCAAACGGAAAACATGCAGCCAACAATACAAAAGTTAAAGAATATATTGATTTCGCTGCAGAAAATGGTTTCCAGGGATTGCTGATTGAAGGATGGAATATTGGTTGGGAAGACTGGTTCGGACATTCAAAAGAATTTGTTTTCGATTTTATTACTCCTTATCCGGATTTTGACATCAAAATGTTGAATGAATATGCACATTCAAAAGGAATTAAGCTGATCATGCACCACGAAACTTCAGGTTCTGCAACAAATTATGAAAGATGGGCAGACAAAGCGTTCCAGACCATGAAAAAATATGGATATGATGCCGTAAAAACAGGATATGTAGGAGATATCATTCCTAGAGGAGAACATCATTATTCTCAATGGACTATTAATCATTACTACAGAATTGCAGAAAAAGCAAATGAATATAAAATAATGGTTAATTCTCACGAATCTGTACGTCCTACAGGGGAAAGCCGTACCTATCCGAACTACATCTCTGCAGAAGCAGCTCGTGGAACAGAATATGAAGCATTCGGAGGAAATAAACCTGATCACCAGACAGTTCTTCCATTTACAAGATGGATGGGAGGTTCTATGGATTACACGCCGGGAATTTTCCAGACAAAACTAGACTATTATTTCCCTGGAGATAACCGTTTCGTAAAAACTACATTGGTAAAACAGCTGGCGCTTTATGTGACCATGTACATGCCGCTTCAGATGGCTGCAGACCTTCCTGAAAACTATAAAAAACATATGGATGCATTCCAGTTTATCAAGGATGTGGCAGCAGATTGGGATGATACAAAAATCCTGGCCGCTGAACCTGGTGATTATGTGGTAACAGCAAGAAAAGCGAAAGGTACTGAAAACTGGTTTGTGGGAGGTATTACCGATGAAAACAAACGTGAATACACTGTAGACTTCTCATTCCTGGATAAAGGAAAGAAATATGAAGCAACAATCTATGAAGATGGAAAAGATGCTGATTATATTGATAATCCTCAAAGCTATAATATCTATAAAAAAGAGATTACAGGTAAATCAAAAATTAATTTTAAAATGGCAAGAAGCGGCGGTTTCGCAATTTCAATTAAGCCAGTAAAATAA
- a CDS encoding sterol desaturase family protein: MLDFSNMFKTEGPDVVYTWTIPVFAAIIFIEMAYSHFNKEKIYETKDVATNVLFALLNYGLDIIMKGFSLFVMMFFYQHRLFDWQEGIWYWIAVFLAQDFAYYVHHYVDHHSRVFWAVHITHHNSDYFNISTGFRSPVFQPLYRYLFFSPLAFMGFHPWHILVAYSSIQIYGTFVHTQSIKSMGFLEYILVTPSHHRVHHACNIKYLDRNMGMGLIIWDKIFGTFEKEDPEVPVKYGIYPKMESKDPATTLFYEWRRIGKDLRQPGISFKDRIKYLFYSPGWRHDGTGKTVKQYQKEYKEKKKIQTPVQVKEQVSESEKQYPQLIQQTEDK, from the coding sequence ATGTTGGATTTCAGTAATATGTTCAAAACGGAAGGACCGGATGTTGTCTACACATGGACAATTCCTGTGTTTGCTGCTATTATTTTCATAGAAATGGCTTACAGTCACTTCAATAAAGAGAAAATCTATGAAACTAAAGATGTGGCAACAAATGTCCTTTTTGCCTTGCTTAATTATGGATTGGACATCATCATGAAAGGTTTTTCCTTATTTGTTATGATGTTTTTTTACCAGCATCGTCTTTTTGACTGGCAGGAAGGAATATGGTACTGGATTGCAGTTTTCCTGGCTCAGGACTTTGCGTATTATGTTCATCATTATGTAGATCATCATTCCAGAGTTTTCTGGGCGGTACATATCACACATCACAATTCTGACTATTTCAATATCAGCACGGGATTCAGAAGTCCTGTATTTCAGCCATTGTACAGATATCTGTTTTTCTCTCCGTTAGCATTTATGGGCTTTCATCCGTGGCATATTCTGGTAGCTTATTCTTCTATACAGATTTATGGTACTTTTGTTCATACCCAATCCATTAAAAGTATGGGATTTCTGGAATATATACTCGTTACTCCTTCTCATCACAGGGTACATCACGCATGTAATATTAAATATCTGGACCGCAATATGGGAATGGGCCTGATTATCTGGGATAAAATTTTCGGGACATTTGAAAAAGAAGATCCTGAAGTTCCTGTAAAATACGGTATCTATCCTAAAATGGAGTCAAAAGATCCGGCAACTACGCTATTCTATGAGTGGCGAAGAATTGGAAAAGATCTCAGACAGCCGGGAATTTCTTTTAAAGATCGTATCAAGTACCTTTTTTATTCACCGGGATGGAGACATGACGGAACCGGAAAAACGGTAAAACAGTACCAGAAGGAATATAAAGAAAAGAAAAAAATTCAGACTCCGGTTCAGGTAAAAGAACAGGTATCAGAATCTGAGAAGCAATATCCCCAACTCATTCAACAGACAGAGGATAAATAA
- a CDS encoding glycoside hydrolase family 13 protein encodes MKTIYAAFALSIASLAFSQKNLERVEPAFWWKGMKNPELQILVYGKEVANHEISLSEGIQIKDIRKVDNPNYVFITVDTNEINIPKFIINIKKGKKNLASYTYELKQRNPGSANRESFTSKDFMYLIMPDRFANGDEKNDSKPELTEKANRSLPNGRHGGDLRGIINNLDYIQNLGATAVWLTPVNEGNEKVYSYHGYAQTDLYKIDGRYGTNEDYKKLSQELNKRNMKLVMDYVTNHWGGSHWMIKDLPSKDWIHWFDEGEKGFKRSNYKTTTQFDTNASDIDKKYALDGWFDTTMPDINQKNPLVLKYLIQNAIWWIEYAELGGFRVDTYPYNDKEAMAKWAKAITDEYPKFNIVGETWLYTAAQIAAWQKNSKIGAIENYNSNLPSVMDFMLFENMPKALSEKESWDKGMIRVYDSFTSDFLYPDINNLLVFFENHDTERWNEIFNANPDAYKMALTLISTVRGIPQIYYGSEIGMRGDKKTGGDADIRRDFPGGWKSDTQNAFNLSSQTPEQKEFFRFTQKLLNWRKDKDVIHNGKTKNFVPQDGVFVYFRYNEKESVMVIINNNEKDQTLDLKRFAESLNGFTKGKEIISDKEIPMQNSMNIPAKTPLIIELEK; translated from the coding sequence ATGAAGACAATATATGCAGCATTTGCCCTTTCGATTGCTTCTTTAGCTTTTTCCCAGAAAAATCTGGAAAGAGTAGAGCCGGCATTCTGGTGGAAAGGGATGAAAAATCCTGAACTTCAGATTCTTGTTTATGGAAAAGAAGTCGCCAACCACGAGATTTCGCTTTCAGAGGGAATACAGATTAAAGACATCCGGAAAGTGGATAATCCCAATTATGTTTTTATTACGGTTGATACCAATGAAATAAACATTCCGAAGTTTATCATCAATATTAAAAAAGGTAAGAAGAATCTTGCTTCGTACACCTATGAATTAAAACAAAGAAATCCCGGATCTGCCAACCGTGAGTCTTTTACTTCAAAAGACTTTATGTACCTGATCATGCCGGACCGCTTTGCCAATGGTGATGAAAAGAATGATTCAAAACCGGAGCTTACTGAAAAGGCAAACCGAAGCCTACCCAATGGCAGACATGGAGGGGATCTTCGCGGAATTATCAACAACCTTGATTATATTCAGAACCTGGGCGCAACAGCGGTCTGGCTTACGCCTGTAAATGAGGGTAACGAAAAAGTATATTCCTATCACGGCTATGCCCAAACTGATCTCTATAAAATAGATGGCCGTTACGGAACCAATGAAGACTATAAAAAGTTATCCCAGGAACTGAACAAACGGAATATGAAGCTGGTAATGGATTATGTAACCAACCACTGGGGAGGATCACACTGGATGATTAAAGATCTTCCTTCAAAAGACTGGATACACTGGTTTGATGAAGGAGAAAAAGGATTTAAACGTTCCAACTATAAAACGACAACGCAATTTGATACCAATGCCTCTGATATTGATAAAAAATATGCATTGGACGGATGGTTCGATACTACCATGCCTGATATCAACCAAAAAAATCCTTTGGTCCTGAAATATCTGATTCAAAATGCGATCTGGTGGATTGAATATGCTGAACTGGGAGGATTCCGTGTAGATACTTATCCTTACAATGATAAAGAAGCCATGGCAAAATGGGCTAAAGCAATTACAGATGAATATCCAAAATTCAATATTGTAGGGGAAACATGGCTGTATACAGCAGCACAAATTGCAGCGTGGCAGAAAAATTCGAAGATCGGGGCGATAGAAAATTACAATTCAAATTTACCATCGGTGATGGATTTTATGCTCTTTGAAAACATGCCTAAGGCTCTGAGTGAAAAAGAAAGCTGGGATAAAGGAATGATCAGGGTTTATGACTCTTTTACAAGTGATTTTCTGTATCCAGATATCAACAATCTTCTCGTATTCTTTGAAAACCATGATACCGAAAGGTGGAATGAAATCTTTAACGCCAATCCTGATGCTTATAAAATGGCACTTACTCTGATCTCAACGGTAAGAGGAATTCCTCAGATTTATTACGGATCAGAAATAGGAATGAGAGGAGATAAAAAGACCGGCGGCGATGCTGATATCCGCAGAGACTTTCCGGGAGGATGGAAATCTGATACACAAAATGCTTTCAATCTATCCTCTCAAACTCCGGAACAGAAAGAATTTTTCCGGTTTACTCAAAAACTACTGAACTGGAGAAAAGATAAAGATGTGATTCATAATGGAAAAACTAAAAATTTCGTTCCCCAGGACGGTGTTTTTGTGTATTTCCGATACAATGAAAAAGAAAGTGTTATGGTCATCATCAACAATAATGAAAAAGATCAGACGTTAGATCTGAAACGGTTTGCAGAATCACTGAATGGATTTACAAAAGGAAAAGAAATTATTTCAGACAAAGAAATTCCAATGCAAAACAGTATGAACATTCCGGCAAAAACTCCATTGATTATTGAACTTGAAAAATAA
- a CDS encoding nuclear transport factor 2 family protein: MKKLTTAYSLILFLLGFSLLAAQSKTGFEKEKSEISSMLDTFNAAAAKADYNAYFNLFEDESTFIGTDATEIWDKKAFMVWAKPYFDKKKTWNFKALKRNIYFSKDGKLAWFDELLDTQMKICRGSGVVEKINGSWKVKQYVLSMTVPNEVVDKVVTEKAPIEDAFIQKLKS; the protein is encoded by the coding sequence ATGAAAAAACTAACGACTGCTTATTCACTAATCCTTTTTTTACTGGGATTTTCCTTACTTGCAGCACAGTCGAAAACCGGATTTGAAAAAGAAAAATCGGAAATCAGTAGCATGCTTGATACCTTCAATGCAGCTGCGGCAAAAGCAGATTATAATGCCTATTTTAATCTGTTTGAGGATGAATCTACCTTCATCGGAACAGATGCTACCGAAATCTGGGATAAAAAAGCATTTATGGTGTGGGCAAAACCTTATTTTGATAAAAAGAAAACCTGGAACTTTAAAGCCCTTAAAAGAAATATTTACTTCAGCAAAGATGGAAAACTAGCATGGTTTGATGAATTACTGGATACCCAGATGAAAATTTGCAGAGGTTCCGGAGTGGTAGAGAAAATCAATGGAAGCTGGAAGGTAAAACAGTATGTTCTTTCTATGACGGTTCCCAATGAGGTTGTTGACAAAGTGGTTACTGAAAAAGCACCTATTGAAGATGCATTCATTCAAAAACTGAAATCGTAA
- a CDS encoding MFS transporter, whose translation MAIMMGKYDTGKVGKRKKPDLSMLQIINMSMGFLGIQMAFGLQNGNASRILGNLGADVHELSWFWLVAPITGLIIQPIIGHMGDNTWSPLGRRKPYFLIGAVLCAIGLVLLPNAASVTQMFAANALLLAVIFLAMMDASVNIAMEPFRALVGDMLPKHQGTIGFSVQTILIGIGAVLGSYLPDWLTKMGISNEAPAGFVADNVIYSFYIGAALLIISILYTIMTTREYSPQEFADFEDGKEVEKHQSKFSDIFKDFAAIPSQMKKLGIVQFFSWFALFTMWVFTTSALATHHFGLSPEDTHSKAFNDAGDLTGKLFGMYNLWAIPFAFLLTPIAKLIGKKQTHALALLCGGLGLISMYFIKDVNNLWISMIGLGFAWASILAMPYAMLIEVIPQRKMGVYMGIFNFFIVIPQIINGLFGGPVVSGIFGKQAMDYVVVGGICMLIGAVVTMIFIKSEDETPKEIEEEIKQVHF comes from the coding sequence ATGGCAATAATGATGGGGAAATATGATACGGGGAAGGTAGGAAAAAGGAAAAAACCAGACCTATCCATGCTCCAGATTATCAATATGAGCATGGGATTCTTGGGAATTCAGATGGCATTCGGATTACAGAATGGAAATGCGAGCCGTATTCTTGGAAATTTAGGAGCGGATGTTCACGAGCTATCCTGGTTCTGGCTGGTAGCTCCCATTACAGGGTTGATCATTCAGCCTATCATCGGACATATGGGTGACAATACATGGAGTCCGTTGGGAAGAAGAAAACCTTATTTCCTGATTGGAGCCGTCTTGTGCGCAATAGGATTGGTTTTACTTCCGAATGCAGCTTCTGTTACTCAGATGTTTGCTGCCAATGCGCTTTTGTTAGCTGTAATATTCCTCGCCATGATGGATGCTTCAGTGAATATTGCCATGGAACCTTTCAGGGCTTTGGTAGGAGATATGCTCCCTAAACATCAGGGAACAATAGGATTCTCGGTACAAACCATTTTAATTGGAATTGGGGCGGTACTGGGTTCATATTTACCAGATTGGTTAACAAAAATGGGGATTTCCAATGAAGCACCGGCAGGATTTGTAGCGGATAATGTAATTTATTCCTTTTATATCGGTGCAGCATTGCTTATTATATCTATTCTGTATACCATCATGACAACCAGAGAGTATTCCCCACAGGAATTTGCTGATTTTGAAGATGGAAAAGAAGTAGAAAAACATCAATCCAAATTTTCTGATATTTTTAAAGACTTTGCAGCAATACCTTCGCAGATGAAAAAGCTGGGAATTGTTCAGTTCTTTTCATGGTTCGCCTTATTTACAATGTGGGTATTCACCACCAGTGCTCTGGCCACTCATCATTTCGGACTTTCCCCGGAAGATACCCATTCAAAGGCATTCAACGATGCCGGAGACCTTACCGGAAAGCTCTTCGGAATGTACAATCTCTGGGCGATTCCTTTTGCCTTTCTATTGACACCCATTGCTAAACTGATCGGTAAAAAACAGACTCACGCTTTAGCCTTATTGTGTGGAGGGTTAGGACTCATATCAATGTATTTCATTAAAGATGTCAACAATTTATGGATCTCTATGATAGGATTAGGTTTTGCATGGGCAAGTATTCTGGCAATGCCTTATGCAATGCTTATTGAGGTGATTCCACAAAGAAAAATGGGCGTTTATATGGGGATATTCAATTTTTTTATAGTAATTCCGCAGATCATCAATGGTTTGTTCGGAGGCCCTGTCGTAAGTGGGATTTTTGGAAAACAGGCTATGGATTATGTTGTGGTAGGAGGTATTTGCATGCTCATTGGGGCTGTAGTGACCATGATTTTTATTAAATCTGAGGATGAAACACCTAAAGAAATTGAAGAAGAAATCAAGCAGGTACATTTTTAA
- a CDS encoding pirin family protein has product MKTVYHKADSRGHANHGWLNSYHTFSFANYQNRDRTHFGVLRVLNDDTVSQGMGFGTHPHKDMEIISIPLEGDLEHKDSMGTTAVIRKGEIQVMSAGTGVMHSEYNKNKDEEVKFLQIWVFPKELNVEPRYDQKSIKEGEKINGFQQILSPNKNDDGVWIHQDAWFNLANFKKGNGKNYILNKKGNGVYAFVLKGSAKIGDRVLNERDGLGIWDTQSFNIEAVEDTEVLLMEVPMELPSYLK; this is encoded by the coding sequence ATGAAAACAGTATATCATAAAGCAGATTCAAGAGGCCATGCCAACCATGGGTGGTTAAATTCTTATCATACATTCAGTTTTGCTAACTATCAAAACAGAGACAGAACACATTTTGGAGTTTTAAGAGTATTAAATGATGACACCGTTTCTCAGGGAATGGGTTTCGGGACACACCCGCACAAGGACATGGAAATTATTTCAATTCCTTTGGAAGGAGATCTTGAGCATAAAGATTCTATGGGAACCACAGCGGTGATCAGAAAAGGAGAAATCCAGGTAATGAGCGCCGGGACCGGTGTTATGCACAGTGAGTACAATAAAAATAAAGATGAAGAAGTAAAATTCCTTCAGATATGGGTTTTCCCGAAAGAGCTTAATGTTGAACCAAGATATGATCAGAAAAGCATTAAAGAAGGAGAAAAAATCAATGGATTCCAACAGATTTTATCACCTAATAAAAATGATGACGGAGTCTGGATTCATCAGGATGCATGGTTTAATCTGGCCAACTTTAAAAAAGGAAATGGTAAAAATTATATTCTCAACAAGAAAGGAAACGGAGTGTATGCATTTGTTCTCAAAGGAAGTGCAAAAATCGGGGACCGTGTTCTGAACGAAAGAGACGGATTGGGAATCTGGGACACTCAGAGCTTTAATATAGAAGCCGTGGAAGACACTGAAGTATTATTAATGGAAGTACCGATGGAACTGCCGTCTTATCTTAAATAA
- a CDS encoding NADPH-dependent FMN reductase — translation MKILAIAGSNSEVSMNKQLVAYASTLFENAEVEVIDLNPFEMPIYKHERELANGVPQEAHDFAAKIDGADVLLVSLGEHNGTYSTAFKNVFDWVSRIKDRTVWNEVPMLLMSTSPGGRGGAGVLEAASKRFPFHGGNVVDTFSLPFFNDNFDKETQKISNEEKVNELKEKIKKISAIETILEK, via the coding sequence ATGAAAATTTTAGCAATAGCAGGAAGTAACTCAGAAGTTTCAATGAACAAGCAGTTGGTAGCCTATGCATCAACATTATTTGAAAATGCAGAAGTAGAAGTGATCGATTTAAATCCTTTCGAAATGCCTATCTACAAACATGAAAGAGAACTGGCTAATGGGGTTCCTCAGGAAGCTCATGATTTCGCAGCAAAAATTGACGGAGCTGACGTATTACTGGTTTCTTTGGGAGAGCACAACGGAACATATTCTACAGCATTCAAAAATGTGTTCGACTGGGTATCCAGAATCAAAGACAGAACCGTTTGGAATGAAGTACCAATGCTATTGATGTCTACATCTCCGGGAGGCAGAGGTGGAGCAGGAGTTTTGGAAGCTGCATCAAAACGTTTTCCTTTCCATGGAGGAAATGTGGTGGATACTTTTTCACTTCCTTTCTTCAATGATAACTTTGATAAAGAAACTCAAAAAATATCTAACGAAGAGAAAGTCAATGAATTAAAAGAGAAAATTAAGAAGATTTCGGCTATTGAAACGATCCTTGAAAAATAG
- the purM gene encoding phosphoribosylformylglycinamidine cyclo-ligase has translation MSNTYKSAGVDKEEGYKTVDKIKKAVGETHNSNVLNHLGSFGAFYEIGGYKNPVLVSGTDGVGTKLKVALDTKKYDSIGVDCFAMCANDILCHGAKPLFFLDYLACGKLDSEIAAEIVLGMVEACKDNNCALIGGETAEMPGMYQPGDYDVAGFCVGIVEKDQIIDGSTIKAGNKIIALPSSGFHSNGFSLVRKVFPNFEEEFEGKPLYETLLVPTRLYYKDIHKVLEEVKVSGIAHITGGGLYENVPRIIPEGLCASIDGSRIRIPSVMLELEKRGGVTREEMYGTFNMGVGMIVVVDAEHAEKVLHLLDDAYEIGEITEGAEKINLTV, from the coding sequence ATGAGCAACACTTACAAATCAGCAGGAGTAGACAAAGAAGAAGGATACAAAACGGTTGACAAGATCAAAAAAGCGGTCGGTGAAACCCACAATTCCAATGTATTGAACCACTTGGGAAGTTTTGGTGCTTTCTATGAAATCGGCGGATACAAAAATCCGGTTCTTGTATCAGGAACAGATGGAGTAGGGACCAAGCTGAAAGTAGCTTTAGATACCAAAAAATATGATTCTATCGGTGTAGATTGTTTCGCAATGTGTGCAAATGATATTCTTTGCCATGGTGCTAAACCATTATTCTTCTTAGATTATCTGGCTTGTGGAAAGCTTGATTCAGAAATCGCTGCAGAAATTGTTCTGGGAATGGTGGAAGCTTGTAAGGATAATAACTGTGCACTGATTGGTGGGGAAACTGCTGAAATGCCGGGAATGTACCAGCCTGGAGATTATGATGTTGCAGGATTCTGTGTAGGAATCGTAGAAAAAGATCAGATTATTGATGGTTCTACCATTAAGGCTGGTAATAAAATCATTGCATTACCAAGCTCAGGATTTCACTCAAACGGATTCTCTTTAGTAAGAAAAGTATTCCCGAACTTTGAAGAAGAGTTTGAAGGAAAACCATTATATGAAACCCTTTTAGTTCCTACAAGACTATATTATAAAGATATCCATAAAGTATTGGAAGAAGTAAAAGTAAGCGGAATTGCTCACATTACAGGAGGTGGTCTTTACGAAAACGTTCCAAGAATTATTCCTGAAGGTCTTTGCGCATCTATCGACGGATCCAGAATCAGAATTCCTAGTGTAATGCTTGAGCTTGAAAAAAGAGGTGGAGTAACACGTGAGGAAATGTACGGAACATTCAATATGGGGGTAGGGATGATCGTTGTAGTAGATGCTGAACATGCTGAAAAAGTATTACACCTTTTAGATGACGCTTACGAAATCGGAGAAATCACTGAAGGAGCAGAGAAAATAAACTTAACTGTATAA